From a single Geotoga petraea genomic region:
- a CDS encoding metallophosphoesterase family protein, with protein sequence MKRIFIFSDSHVPTRANSELFQKFDFNSFDYIISAGDIVDDNTYFELINQKPGFIGVHGNMDEYFIKKKLPQKRTLQIEGIRIGIIHGHQTGIANADKLIKMFDKKIDIMIFGHSHKRFDKNISDIRVINPGALCDGYYIVMEMKVKEYKINFEKIDI encoded by the coding sequence ATGAAAAGAATATTTATTTTTTCTGATTCCCATGTTCCTACAAGAGCGAATAGTGAATTATTCCAAAAATTTGATTTTAATAGCTTTGATTATATAATCTCTGCTGGGGATATTGTAGATGACAACACATATTTTGAATTAATAAATCAAAAACCAGGATTCATAGGTGTTCATGGAAACATGGATGAATATTTTATTAAGAAAAAATTACCCCAGAAAAGAACCCTTCAAATTGAAGGTATAAGAATTGGAATCATTCATGGTCATCAAACTGGAATTGCCAATGCAGATAAACTAATAAAAATGTTTGACAAAAAAATTGATATTATGATCTTTGGCCATTCACACAAAAGATTTGATAAAAATATAAGCGATATAAGAGTAATTAATCCAGGAGCATTGTGCGACGGATATTATATAGTTATGGAAATGAAAGTAAAAGAATATAAAATAAATTTTGAAAAAATAGATATATAA
- the glpX gene encoding class II fructose-bisphosphatase, producing MAKELYPEITLDLVRVTEAASLMSSLYLGFGNKEAVDGAAVDAMRGMLDYIDIKGRVVIGEGEKDEAPMLYYGEKVGMWDDESIEMDIAVDPIDGTRLVAYGLPNALSVMVGAENDKILCLPTFYSYKLAVGPELKGKLDLNASLKENIKVAAAILGLPISELTVVVLNRERHRKIIDEIREIGARIKLIGDGDIAGAIATCMPESGVNMYVGIGGSPEAILAAAALRTLGGEMQLKIWPRDEEERKKINLEEWDLNRIYITEELVGGEHVIFAATGVTDGDFLKGVKYIKGKAITESIVMRTSSETVRRITTYHDLKKKKIRIKSLDGDEKFINLNKIEDEGTSILKNKLFS from the coding sequence ATGGCTAAAGAGTTATATCCTGAAATAACTTTAGATTTAGTAAGGGTTACAGAAGCTGCTTCTTTGATGAGCAGTTTGTATTTAGGTTTTGGTAATAAAGAAGCTGTAGATGGCGCTGCTGTTGATGCAATGAGGGGAATGCTTGATTATATTGATATTAAAGGAAGAGTTGTTATAGGTGAAGGTGAAAAGGATGAAGCGCCTATGTTGTACTATGGCGAAAAAGTAGGTATGTGGGATGATGAATCAATAGAAATGGATATAGCCGTCGATCCCATAGATGGGACAAGATTGGTTGCTTATGGCCTTCCAAATGCTTTGAGTGTAATGGTCGGAGCTGAGAACGATAAGATTTTATGTTTACCGACATTTTATTCTTACAAGCTTGCAGTAGGACCCGAATTAAAAGGAAAACTTGATTTGAATGCTTCTTTGAAGGAAAACATAAAAGTAGCCGCTGCAATTTTAGGTTTACCAATTTCTGAATTAACAGTTGTAGTTTTAAATAGAGAAAGACATAGAAAAATAATTGATGAAATAAGAGAAATAGGAGCAAGAATTAAGCTTATAGGTGATGGGGATATTGCTGGAGCAATTGCTACGTGCATGCCTGAAAGTGGTGTCAATATGTATGTTGGCATAGGAGGATCTCCTGAAGCTATATTAGCTGCAGCAGCTTTAAGAACTTTAGGCGGTGAAATGCAACTAAAAATCTGGCCAAGAGATGAAGAAGAAAGAAAGAAAATTAATTTGGAAGAATGGGATTTGAATAGAATATATATAACGGAAGAGTTAGTTGGTGGTGAACACGTTATATTCGCTGCTACTGGTGTAACAGACGGAGATTTTCTCAAGGGTGTAAAATATATAAAGGGAAAAGCAATAACAGAATCTATAGTTATGAGAACCTCTTCTGAAACTGTTAGAAGGATTACAACATACCATGACTTAAAAAAGAAAAAAATAAGGATTAAATCTCTTGACGGTGACGAAAAATTCATCAATTTAAATAAAATAGAAGATGAAGGAACCTCAATATTAAAAAACAAATTATTTAGTTAA
- a CDS encoding ABC transporter substrate-binding protein gives MKKLLVFTLVLLTSLFLFAEPEWLIENVEGGQKGGTLYLSTTSGPKTLNEYWAQETSSTDITDYFRETLLHTDNRARWSEPGLAKEHWMEETEDGGTAYHFIVREGLSWSDGTPFTIDDIVFTWNNVIVPEGMQADGNDVYKDEAGNLPELTVDGNHLIFTYPTKFRFGFEALGGQFAILPEHKFKDRVSDPDTFAQTWTVEQIDDIVGLGAFIVTDYVEGVRVVLERNPYYFAKSKDGVQLPYLDKVIYQIVQDLNTERLKFEAGEIDVFAPTAENFPSIRAQASEKGWKTIVGGPVNSSQFIAFNFNAEDPVHRKWFRNTSFRQAVAYAFDRQSIIDTLMNGLGEPMYGPRSRSSAFYNPEIEEIGYRYSLATARRKLQEGGFSWNNEGKLIDSEGNVVAFSLSTNSGNNTREEIANILVDSLSKLGIEVTFRPVQFNTLVGQMFSANWDAIIIGLTGGDDPAWGSNVWALDGGLHFWNWSPEVQDWVDPEDYYVSEAERRIDEIMRVNKSIFDEEKLQALWDEWQMLIAENQILVYTVSQNVLFAHVEELHIYNPEPNPLAGVLWRPWGIWKEQ, from the coding sequence ATGAAAAAGCTTTTGGTATTTACACTTGTTTTATTAACATCTTTGTTCTTATTTGCAGAGCCTGAATGGCTCATTGAAAATGTAGAAGGTGGACAAAAAGGAGGTACTTTATATTTAAGTACAACTTCTGGTCCTAAAACATTGAACGAATATTGGGCTCAAGAAACATCATCTACAGATATTACAGATTATTTTAGGGAAACATTGTTACACACTGACAACAGAGCCCGATGGTCTGAACCAGGTTTGGCAAAAGAACACTGGATGGAAGAAACTGAAGACGGCGGAACAGCTTATCATTTTATAGTAAGAGAAGGTTTAAGCTGGTCAGATGGTACACCTTTTACCATTGATGACATTGTATTCACTTGGAATAATGTAATTGTTCCTGAAGGTATGCAAGCAGATGGAAATGATGTTTACAAAGATGAAGCTGGAAACTTACCTGAATTAACAGTAGACGGAAATCACTTGATTTTTACATATCCTACAAAATTCAGATTTGGTTTCGAAGCTTTGGGTGGACAATTTGCTATATTACCAGAACACAAATTCAAAGACAGAGTTTCAGATCCAGACACATTTGCACAAACATGGACAGTTGAACAAATTGATGACATTGTAGGTTTGGGTGCTTTCATCGTTACTGATTACGTAGAAGGTGTAAGAGTTGTATTAGAAAGGAACCCTTACTACTTTGCAAAATCAAAAGACGGAGTACAATTACCATACTTAGACAAAGTTATTTATCAAATCGTTCAAGATTTAAACACAGAAAGACTTAAATTCGAAGCTGGAGAAATTGATGTATTTGCACCAACAGCAGAAAATTTCCCATCAATCAGAGCACAAGCTTCAGAAAAAGGTTGGAAAACAATAGTTGGTGGACCAGTAAACAGTTCACAATTTATCGCATTCAACTTTAATGCTGAAGACCCAGTTCATAGAAAATGGTTTAGAAATACAAGCTTTAGGCAAGCAGTTGCATATGCTTTTGATAGACAATCAATAATAGACACATTGATGAATGGACTTGGAGAGCCTATGTACGGGCCAAGATCAAGATCATCAGCATTCTATAATCCTGAAATAGAAGAAATTGGTTACAGATATTCACTTGCCACAGCAAGAAGAAAATTACAAGAAGGCGGTTTCAGTTGGAACAATGAGGGTAAATTAATTGATTCAGAAGGTAACGTAGTTGCATTCTCATTAAGTACTAACTCAGGAAATAACACAAGAGAAGAAATTGCTAATATATTAGTTGATTCATTATCAAAATTGGGTATTGAAGTAACATTTAGACCAGTACAATTTAACACATTGGTTGGACAAATGTTTTCTGCAAATTGGGATGCTATAATTATTGGATTAACAGGTGGAGACGATCCTGCTTGGGGTTCAAATGTATGGGCTCTTGATGGCGGATTGCATTTCTGGAACTGGAGTCCTGAAGTTCAAGATTGGGTAGACCCAGAAGACTATTATGTTTCTGAAGCTGAAAGAAGAATAGACGAAATAATGAGAGTTAACAAATCAATTTTTGATGAAGAAAAATTACAAGCACTTTGGGATGAATGGCAAATGTTGATTGCTGAAAATCAAATACTTGTTTACACAGTTTCCCAAAACGTATTATTTGCTCACGTAGAAGAGTTACACATATATAACCCAGAACCAAATCCATTAGCAGGAGTATTATGGAGACCTTGGGGAATATGGAAAGAACAATAA
- the atpC gene encoding ATP synthase F1 subunit epsilon has product MFNVKLVTPSGIKYQGKAKYVEYDTVDGGMGVLQNRLPIVAKLKLAPLKIVEENDNEVYYAVLGGLVDMDGDNLTIISTDAEKPEDIDVDNAMKAVKQAEERLKNEDDKIQRTKIKAYIEKNMTKVNIAKKTK; this is encoded by the coding sequence ATGTTTAACGTTAAATTAGTAACTCCCTCCGGAATAAAATATCAAGGTAAAGCAAAATATGTAGAATATGATACAGTAGACGGTGGTATGGGAGTTTTGCAGAATAGACTCCCAATAGTTGCAAAACTAAAATTAGCTCCACTTAAGATTGTTGAAGAAAACGATAATGAAGTATATTATGCAGTTTTGGGTGGGTTAGTTGATATGGATGGCGATAATTTAACAATTATTTCAACTGATGCTGAAAAACCTGAAGATATTGATGTGGATAACGCTATGAAGGCTGTTAAACAAGCTGAAGAAAGATTAAAAAATGAAGATGATAAAATTCAAAGGACAAAGATCAAAGCATATATCGAAAAAAACATGACAAAAGTAAATATAGCAAAAAAAACAAAATAA
- a CDS encoding aminopeptidase, translated as MDFKELQKKLTINRKNVWEKNSKEQVFEYAESYKKFMDISKTERKAVKNSIEILKKEGFKPLDFYENEGKIKKGDKVYYINRGKSIFALVYNDEISKGINVVGSHLDAPRIDFKPQPFYEDTEIAMAKTHYYGGIKKYHWFNIPLELHGVVINSKGEEVEVSIGDDEKDPIFIISDLLPHLDRNKKSLPEAFEAEKMNMILGTIAISYEDEDKIKDPVKLNVLNILNEKYGLTEEDFISAELEIVPAFNSRDVGLDRSLIAAYGHDDRICAYTSLTAISEVKPKGKSPAILLVDKEEIGSDSNTGAKNHFWIPILKRLLKLEGKDVSVAIEEALVNSTMLSSDVSAALDPNYKDAHDSYNAPKLNYGIVLTKYTGVRGKGGTNDANAEVVGRIRKIWNDNEILWQTGELGRTDLGGGGTIAKFFAEKNMDVIDAGVPLLGMHAPLEIASKGDLYETHKAYKAFMENN; from the coding sequence ATGGATTTCAAAGAACTACAAAAAAAATTAACCATAAACCGAAAAAACGTATGGGAAAAGAATTCAAAGGAACAAGTTTTTGAATATGCAGAATCTTATAAGAAATTCATGGATATTTCAAAAACCGAGAGGAAAGCAGTAAAAAACTCTATAGAAATTTTAAAAAAAGAAGGTTTTAAACCTCTTGATTTTTATGAAAATGAAGGAAAAATAAAGAAAGGGGATAAAGTTTATTATATAAACCGGGGTAAATCAATCTTTGCTTTAGTTTATAATGATGAAATTTCAAAGGGTATTAATGTTGTTGGAAGTCACTTAGATGCTCCAAGAATAGATTTTAAACCTCAACCTTTTTATGAAGATACTGAAATAGCTATGGCAAAAACACATTATTATGGAGGAATTAAAAAATATCATTGGTTTAATATTCCTTTAGAATTGCATGGTGTTGTTATAAACTCGAAAGGCGAAGAAGTTGAAGTATCTATAGGAGATGATGAAAAAGATCCTATTTTTATAATTTCTGATTTATTACCACATTTAGATAGAAATAAGAAATCTTTACCAGAAGCTTTTGAAGCTGAAAAAATGAATATGATTTTGGGAACAATTGCTATTTCTTACGAAGATGAAGATAAAATTAAAGATCCAGTGAAACTAAACGTATTGAATATCTTAAATGAAAAATATGGACTAACTGAAGAAGATTTTATTTCAGCAGAACTCGAAATTGTTCCAGCATTTAATTCAAGAGATGTAGGCTTGGATAGAAGCCTTATTGCAGCTTATGGTCATGATGATAGAATATGTGCTTATACTTCATTAACGGCAATTAGTGAAGTGAAACCAAAAGGGAAATCCCCAGCTATTCTATTAGTTGATAAGGAAGAAATTGGTTCAGACAGTAATACAGGTGCAAAAAACCATTTTTGGATTCCTATTTTGAAAAGATTGCTTAAGTTAGAAGGTAAAGATGTTTCAGTTGCAATTGAAGAAGCGTTAGTAAATTCAACTATGTTGTCATCAGATGTATCTGCAGCACTAGACCCAAATTATAAGGACGCTCATGACTCTTATAATGCTCCTAAACTAAATTATGGAATAGTATTGACAAAATATACAGGCGTGAGAGGAAAAGGTGGCACAAACGATGCTAATGCCGAGGTAGTAGGTAGAATTAGAAAAATATGGAATGACAATGAAATTCTATGGCAAACTGGAGAATTGGGAAGAACAGATCTTGGAGGTGGAGGAACAATAGCAAAATTTTTCGCTGAAAAAAATATGGATGTAATAGACGCAGGGGTTCCTTTGTTAGGAATGCATGCCCCTCTTGAAATTGCTTCAAAAGGAGATTTATACGAAACACACAAAGCGTATAAGGCATTTATGGAGAATAACTAA
- a CDS encoding ABC transporter permease, which produces MAKKKKEQEKNIENKSNEEIFENEFLSQPQLVWRILKRHRLGLTAMFILIVLYLLAIFADFFSPMDPYNNHIKYRYMQPMDTYTTDQITGEKVDRHVYLYTLTRDPITRKGSFVEATHFDKFRAYDPFEDVTATLELGKYNETYGATVTNIQYSFKEIIRAKTSDGELIDLTTSTDPLKSLIPLTYFKSENVSGNLEKIDGMYDADLLKMMRGSEVLVNTDTRDYAIEEYKNHWQYGPKIADKEIEEIVTYKQLNFVEVQFSDFTVFPLEIYPEDIEAVSFKRYDLEWFVRSWDYKLLGFIPTDLHLFGVEKSLLPEYSDHLSDDGIYYPWGADKYGRDMFSRILFGSRISLTIGLIGIAITFTIGLFLGGVAGFYGGWTDEILMRLTEILMSIPGFYLIISLAAVLPTGISPALRYLFIIVILSFIGWPGMTRVIRGMTLGLKQSEFVEAAIALGYPPSKVISRHLLPNTATYVIVSATLQVPQYILGEAGLSFLGIGITEPSASWGLMLSQAQNIEALTNYPWLLLPGLFIFLTVISYNLFGDAIRDALDPRSLGN; this is translated from the coding sequence ATGGCGAAGAAAAAGAAAGAACAAGAAAAGAACATTGAAAATAAGTCTAATGAAGAAATTTTTGAAAATGAATTTCTCTCTCAGCCTCAGCTGGTTTGGAGAATATTAAAACGACATAGACTTGGTTTAACGGCAATGTTTATTTTAATAGTGTTATATTTATTAGCAATTTTTGCTGACTTCTTTTCACCCATGGATCCATACAACAACCACATTAAATATAGATATATGCAACCAATGGATACTTATACAACTGATCAAATAACTGGTGAAAAGGTAGACAGACATGTTTATTTATATACATTGACAAGAGATCCTATAACAAGAAAAGGTTCTTTTGTAGAGGCTACTCACTTTGATAAATTTAGAGCATATGATCCTTTTGAGGATGTTACAGCTACTCTTGAATTAGGAAAATACAACGAAACTTATGGCGCAACAGTCACAAATATTCAATATTCTTTTAAAGAAATAATTAGGGCAAAAACCTCAGATGGAGAATTAATTGATCTAACTACATCAACAGATCCTCTTAAAAGTTTGATACCATTAACTTATTTCAAATCTGAAAATGTCAGTGGCAATCTTGAAAAAATTGATGGTATGTATGATGCTGATTTATTAAAAATGATGAGAGGTTCAGAAGTATTAGTAAATACTGACACAAGAGATTACGCTATAGAAGAATACAAAAATCACTGGCAATATGGTCCTAAAATTGCTGATAAAGAAATTGAAGAAATAGTTACTTATAAACAGCTTAATTTTGTTGAAGTTCAATTTTCTGATTTTACTGTATTTCCCCTTGAAATATATCCTGAAGATATAGAAGCGGTTAGCTTTAAGAGATATGATTTAGAATGGTTTGTAAGATCATGGGATTACAAATTATTAGGTTTTATCCCTACTGATTTGCATTTATTTGGTGTTGAAAAGAGTTTACTACCTGAATATAGTGATCATCTTTCTGATGATGGAATTTATTATCCATGGGGAGCAGATAAATACGGTAGAGATATGTTTAGTAGGATTCTATTTGGATCAAGAATATCTCTAACAATAGGTCTTATAGGTATAGCTATTACATTTACTATTGGATTATTTCTTGGTGGTGTTGCCGGTTTTTATGGTGGGTGGACAGATGAGATACTCATGAGATTAACCGAAATACTTATGTCTATCCCCGGATTCTATTTGATTATTTCGTTAGCAGCTGTTCTGCCTACGGGAATAAGTCCTGCACTGAGATATCTGTTTATCATCGTCATTCTTTCATTCATTGGATGGCCAGGAATGACAAGGGTAATCAGAGGCATGACTTTAGGATTAAAACAGTCTGAGTTTGTTGAGGCAGCTATAGCTTTGGGTTATCCACCAAGTAAGGTAATTTCAAGACATTTATTACCAAACACAGCAACTTATGTTATAGTTTCTGCTACACTACAAGTTCCTCAATATATTCTCGGTGAAGCCGGTTTGAGCTTCTTAGGAATAGGTATAACAGAACCTTCGGCTTCTTGGGGTCTTATGTTATCTCAAGCCCAAAACATAGAAGCGTTGACAAATTATCCTTGGTTATTATTGCCTGGTTTATTTATATTTTTAACAGTTATTTCATATAACTTGTTTGGCGATGCAATTAGGGATGCTTTAGATCCAAGATCATTAGGAAATTAA
- a CDS encoding ABC transporter permease encodes MLKYIIRRLIMAIPVLIGVSIVAFFVIQAAPGDFLDQYRLNPSISKEQIDLLETQFGLDKDPVTQYFIWLGNIVQGDWGYSFTYKVPVWNILFRRLEATLLLSITTFIFTWGIGIPLGIVGALKQYTFTDQALSTFGFIGISIPNFFFALLWLFMAAATGLFPIGGIISLGFDDMNWFQQMVDYFWHVIGPMVTLGTAGLAGTMRVMRGQLLDEMNKDYVEFARAKGMPDRIVTYKHAMRNAINPVVTSLGFNIATLLGGAVLTERVFSWPGMGSLIIEALEQQDIFLVMANLMLSALLLVVGNLIADILLAAVDPRVRIRLG; translated from the coding sequence TTGCTAAAGTACATCATTAGAAGGCTGATTATGGCAATTCCTGTTTTGATTGGGGTGTCAATTGTTGCTTTTTTTGTAATTCAAGCAGCTCCAGGAGATTTCTTAGATCAGTACAGACTGAATCCAAGTATATCAAAAGAACAAATTGACCTTTTGGAAACACAGTTTGGGCTAGACAAAGATCCTGTTACTCAATATTTCATTTGGTTAGGAAATATTGTTCAAGGAGACTGGGGATACTCATTTACATATAAAGTCCCAGTTTGGAATATTTTGTTTAGAAGGTTAGAAGCAACATTACTTCTGAGTATAACGACATTCATTTTTACCTGGGGGATAGGTATCCCGCTGGGTATTGTTGGCGCGCTAAAACAATATACATTTACAGACCAAGCATTATCTACATTTGGATTTATTGGAATATCAATACCTAATTTCTTTTTTGCCCTGTTGTGGCTGTTTATGGCAGCAGCGACGGGACTATTTCCGATTGGAGGTATTATTTCCTTAGGTTTTGATGATATGAATTGGTTCCAACAGATGGTAGATTATTTCTGGCATGTTATAGGGCCTATGGTAACGCTTGGTACAGCTGGCCTTGCTGGTACTATGAGGGTTATGAGAGGTCAATTATTGGATGAAATGAATAAAGATTATGTAGAATTTGCCAGAGCGAAAGGAATGCCAGATAGAATTGTTACCTACAAACATGCAATGAGAAATGCCATAAATCCCGTTGTTACTTCATTAGGTTTTAACATTGCAACGTTGCTTGGTGGAGCGGTATTAACCGAAAGAGTTTTTTCATGGCCAGGAATGGGAAGTTTGATAATTGAAGCCTTAGAACAACAAGACATATTTTTGGTTATGGCAAACTTGATGCTTAGTGCATTGTTATTAGTTGTTGGTAATTTGATTGCAGATATATTACTTGCAGCAGTTGATCCGAGAGTAAGAATAAGATTAGGCTAA
- a CDS encoding ferritin family protein yields the protein MSGKILGILEYALSKEMEGMSFYESKSKTVHNEEVKKTFLELSKMESDHVDYINNLINKINEDEPLRYNGEDIGDAFRDRQKKEIVNQGDFKKLKTDIPVLRMAYLIEQDFMEFYNKASESVEGKEIKEILRHLAQWEKVHRDRIYDLYQKLSKDFWEHMETDPIF from the coding sequence ATGTCAGGTAAAATCTTAGGTATTTTAGAATATGCTTTATCAAAAGAAATGGAAGGTATGAGTTTTTATGAATCAAAGTCCAAAACAGTTCACAATGAAGAAGTTAAAAAAACATTTTTAGAACTTAGTAAAATGGAATCCGATCATGTTGATTATATAAACAATTTAATAAATAAAATCAATGAAGACGAACCTTTGAGATATAACGGAGAAGATATAGGAGATGCTTTCAGAGATAGGCAAAAAAAAGAAATTGTAAATCAAGGTGATTTCAAAAAGTTAAAAACAGACATTCCCGTTTTGAGAATGGCATATTTAATAGAACAAGATTTTATGGAATTTTACAATAAAGCTTCAGAAAGTGTTGAAGGAAAAGAAATAAAAGAAATATTAAGACATTTAGCTCAATGGGAAAAAGTACATAGAGATAGAATTTACGATTTATATCAAAAATTATCAAAAGATTTTTGGGAACATATGGAAACAGATCCAATTTTTTGA
- a CDS encoding ABC transporter substrate-binding protein — protein MRKLLTLLTVLVLSLTVFSVDWLKTDVNGERGGSLYVSTTTGPKTLNPYWYSDQNSDDFISLFAGMMLSQDENGFFTHPYLAKDYNEKITEEGKMEITFELREGIKWTDGEDFNADDVVFSFTKLAFDSSMSYNGNNSYLDSEDNLPEVVKVDDYTVKFIYETPLRTVTESIGSTYILPEHVFSGIVGDPEKFAQMWTVEQIDKIVGIGPFIIDDYREGVRVILKRNPNFFAVDNNGTQLPYLDQIVYQIVQNNETEVLKFQAGELDLLSLSASNYVSMKEKESESNYSTVIGGLVPGPSIIGFNWNSPIKEQRVWFRSDNFRRAVSYALNRQAIVDNNLNGLGAAVYTEQVPGSIYYDEEYINSLGYRYSLASARRELQQGGFTWDNKGKLYGPEGNHVKFDLTTNVSTTVWVEIGNILSDALGKLGMTVNFRPLQFNTLVTELSSGEYQSMIIRFSGDSPDPHNGWNMWQLDEAWHFWNFSPETLAEKGNPDLLDPEDYYVPDFERRIDEIYQLEKVTLDEDKVIELFTEMNNLIAKHQPLIYTFAQNILIAKSDDLHLMIEEPKPYVGTLWRIWGVWKEQ, from the coding sequence ATGAGAAAGCTACTAACCTTATTAACGGTATTAGTATTGTCTCTAACGGTATTCTCAGTTGATTGGTTAAAAACTGATGTGAATGGTGAAAGAGGGGGAAGCCTTTATGTATCCACAACAACGGGCCCTAAAACATTAAACCCTTATTGGTATAGTGATCAAAATTCAGACGATTTTATCAGTTTATTTGCAGGAATGATGTTAAGTCAAGATGAAAATGGTTTTTTTACACATCCTTATTTAGCAAAAGACTACAACGAAAAGATCACTGAAGAAGGCAAAATGGAAATCACATTTGAACTAAGAGAAGGAATTAAATGGACTGATGGTGAAGATTTCAATGCTGACGATGTTGTTTTTTCATTTACCAAGTTGGCTTTTGATAGTAGTATGTCATACAACGGAAATAATAGTTATTTAGATTCAGAAGATAACTTACCAGAAGTGGTAAAAGTAGATGATTATACAGTTAAATTTATCTATGAGACACCATTAAGAACAGTTACAGAATCAATTGGATCAACTTATATTTTGCCTGAGCATGTTTTTTCTGGAATTGTTGGGGACCCTGAAAAATTTGCTCAAATGTGGACGGTTGAGCAAATAGATAAAATAGTTGGTATAGGCCCATTTATCATTGACGACTACAGAGAAGGCGTAAGGGTAATATTAAAAAGAAATCCAAATTTCTTTGCAGTAGATAACAATGGAACTCAATTACCTTATTTAGATCAAATTGTATATCAAATTGTTCAAAACAACGAAACAGAAGTTCTTAAGTTCCAAGCTGGTGAATTAGATTTATTATCATTATCGGCATCTAACTATGTTTCAATGAAAGAAAAAGAATCAGAAAGTAACTACTCAACCGTAATAGGCGGTTTAGTTCCTGGACCAAGTATTATTGGATTTAATTGGAATTCTCCAATAAAAGAACAAAGAGTTTGGTTTAGAAGCGATAACTTTAGAAGAGCTGTTTCTTATGCTCTAAACAGACAAGCAATTGTTGATAACAACTTAAACGGTTTAGGTGCAGCCGTATACACTGAACAAGTACCGGGTTCTATTTATTATGATGAAGAATACATAAATTCATTAGGATATAGATATTCATTGGCAAGTGCGAGAAGAGAATTACAACAAGGTGGGTTCACATGGGATAACAAAGGTAAGTTATATGGTCCAGAAGGGAACCACGTTAAATTTGATTTGACCACAAATGTTTCAACAACTGTATGGGTTGAAATTGGAAATATTTTATCTGATGCTTTAGGAAAATTGGGTATGACAGTTAATTTTAGACCTTTGCAGTTTAATACATTGGTTACAGAGTTATCTTCTGGTGAATACCAAAGTATGATTATTAGATTTTCTGGAGATTCTCCAGATCCACACAATGGATGGAACATGTGGCAGTTAGACGAAGCTTGGCATTTCTGGAACTTTTCACCAGAGACTTTAGCTGAGAAAGGTAATCCAGATTTATTAGATCCAGAAGATTATTATGTTCCTGACTTTGAAAGAAGAATTGACGAAATTTATCAATTAGAAAAAGTTACCCTTGACGAAGATAAAGTTATAGAATTGTTTACTGAAATGAACAACTTAATAGCAAAGCATCAACCACTTATATACACTTTTGCTCAGAACATTTTAATTGCAAAATCAGATGATTTACACCTTATGATAGAAGAACCAAAACCATATGTTGGAACATTATGGAGAATATGGGGTGTATGGAAAGAACAATAA